TTATGAGTCAGCGACACAGGGATGCGCTTGCGCATCTTCTCTACGGCGTGAGCGGTGGCGGTGGATTCATTTTGCTAACCGGGGAGGTGGGGACTGGGAAGACAACGGTCAATCGTTGCTTGCTCGAGCAGTTGCCCGATACCACTGACCTGGCCATCATTTTAAACCCCGCATTGAGCGCCGTGGAGTTGTTGGCCACTGCCTGTGATGAGCTAAAGATTGACTACCCTCGTGGTACGCAAAGCCTCAAAGAGTTGACGGACGCTTTGCACCGGTACCTGCTTGATAACTATGAGCGCGGCCGAAAGACCGTTCTTATGATTGATGAGGCGCAACACCTTGATTTTAATGTGCTCGAGCAGATTCGGTTACTTACAAACCTCGAAACCAATGATGAAAAATTGCTACAAATTATTCTCATTGGCCAGCCTGAACTAACAGAGAAATTGTCTCGTCCCGAGCTACGCCAACTGAATCAGCGGATTACGGCGCGCTATAACCTTCAGCCACTGAACCTGCAGGAGACAACCGCGTACATCAAACACCGGCTGGAGGTAGCGGGATTGCGAGGTGGTGTAAGCCTTTTTGAGACTGCAGCGATCAAGCAGATCCATGCCCTGACGCGGGGGATTCCAAGATTAATCAACGTGCTTTGCGATCGTGCGTTGCTGGGTGCTTACGGTCAGCAGCGTGGAGGTGTGAATAAAAAGCTAATCGCCCAGGCTGCATCGGAGGTGTTTGGTGGGCCAGCCACCCAGCCTTCATCTTCCCCGGCCCTTCCTCTATGGATTTTGCTGGTGACGGTCATTGCGATTGCGGGCCTGGTCATTGGAGTGTGGATCAGCCAAGCGAGCGGGCCTTTAGACAACGCGGACAGCGTATCTTTGAATGACGAGCCACCGGTAGAGGGCGAGCCCAAGCTATCCTCAAGTTCAGCACCAACTGAGCCTGCTGAGTTAGTCCCTTCAACCTCATCATTACAACCCCTACAGCCAACACCCGCGGTCGGTGACACAACAAATCGTGCTGTCGTCGAAAGCGACGGTGCTGCAACAG
The Candidatus Paraluminiphilus aquimaris genome window above contains:
- a CDS encoding ExeA family protein, which translates into the protein MYHQHFGLNEAPFSIAVNPRYLFMSQRHRDALAHLLYGVSGGGGFILLTGEVGTGKTTVNRCLLEQLPDTTDLAIILNPALSAVELLATACDELKIDYPRGTQSLKELTDALHRYLLDNYERGRKTVLMIDEAQHLDFNVLEQIRLLTNLETNDEKLLQIILIGQPELTEKLSRPELRQLNQRITARYNLQPLNLQETTAYIKHRLEVAGLRGGVSLFETAAIKQIHALTRGIPRLINVLCDRALLGAYGQQRGGVNKKLIAQAASEVFGGPATQPSSSPALPLWILLVTVIAIAGLVIGVWISQASGPLDNADSVSLNDEPPVEGEPKLSSSSAPTEPAELVPSTSSLQPLQPTPAVGDTTNRAVVESDGAATVSPAVSTPRWQLSLQEASNVLWQAAMDSPVPTSVCPPPQITGLQCTRETVQVWNELIKLNRPVLLEMVTEDKFAAAAFVLSFADASALTWTREGLLEVSLAELAKRWSGGVQYLWQPPKGWKGSVGLGDKSPIVNVLAQMFATLDGMSVSEVKAYGPALEARVRLFQEAEGLVSDGVVGEQTILRLNDRLGIGLTSQRAVNRSAMWPVEAASANTPDLRDLR